One part of the Salmo salar chromosome ssa10, Ssal_v3.1, whole genome shotgun sequence genome encodes these proteins:
- the plppr3b gene encoding phospholipid phosphatase-related protein type 3, translating to MMTPRDPKPKKKPPKDSLTLLPCFYFVELPIVASSMVSLYFLELTDLLQPAQVGFRCHDRMLSMPYVDGGDELIPLLMLLSLAFAGPAASIMMGEGLVYFMQSRLKIRPGVEGSINAGGCNFNSFLRRTVRFVGVHVFGLCATALMTDVIQLATGYHTPFFLTVCKPNYTQPGVACDKNPYITKDICSGHDQHAIVSARKTFPSQHATLSAFAAVYISMYFNSTISDSTKLLKPVLVFAFAIVAALTGLTQITQYRSHPIDVYVGFLIGAGIAAYLAFHAVGNFRSSDDIIFKPAPPPQKEDALRALTQRGHDSVYNKGVASASESADEIAAPPSLDRLEGMVRPLQREKASIGSLKRASVDVELLAPRSPMGQQTMVTFSNTLPRSSMNANGGLGTNGGPEEPMMPTQPVQRRLKAVQVPMDPMRSQQLVTEWKQKSMEMRGLSLRDEAERDASEEGSEGGEEGSEDGGPQASLYPSMVQSNRGASAGPIPISVGPPGSARVVATPRPPHIPEAGPPPVSPKSALTRAKWLSITEKSGGGGSIRGAPNQPRIMQVIAMSKQQGLLPSSSSGGTPKSSETTSTSSCTSSTASADSPHYRPPSEAQRDSAIITVDAHAPHHPVVHGGPPPCSGNGNPWEWRGASNGSDPRDSYELNDLNRGDSVGARGSTGSFRPHQTISPCSSTGDGDPEMLPPLPLPHTEVPHDGRSRESTLRRKTALVLLERDIQFQNKSEQENYYKKIQGGRRYKD from the exons ATGATGACTCCAAGAGACCCAAAGCCCAAGAAGAAACCGCCGAAAGATAGCTTGACTCTGTTGCCATGCTTCTATTTTGTAGAG CTGCCCATTGTGGCTTCTTCTATGGTGTCGCTCTACTTCCTGGAGCTGACGGACCTGCTTCAGCCTGCCCAGGTAGGCTTCCGTTGCCATGACCGCATGCTGAGCATGCCCTACGTTGACGGTGGAGATGAGCTCATCCCTCTACTCATGCTGCTCAGCCTGGCCTTCGCTGGTCCGGCCGCTTCG ATCATGATGGGGGAGGGCCTGGTCTACTTCATGCAGTCACGGCTTAAGATCCGCCCCGGGGTGGAGGGCAGCATCAACGCCGGCGGGTGCAACTTCAACTCCTTCCTTCGGCGAACGGTGCGCTTCGTAG gtgTCCATGTGTTTGGGTTGTGTGCCACGGCTCTAATGACTGATGTGATTCAGTTGGCCACAGGTTATCACACTCCCTTCTTCCTGACTGTGTGCAAGCCCAACTACACACAGCCAGGGGTGGCCTGTGATAAAAACCCCTACATCACCAAGGACATCTGCTCCGGTCACGACCAGCACGCCATCGTCTCTGCCAG GAAAACCTTTCCCTCTCAGCACGCAACCCTGTCTGCCTTTGCTGCTGTGTACATATCA ATGTACTTCAACTCAACCATCTCAGACAGCACCAAGCTGCTGAAGCCAGTGTTGGTGTTTGCGTTTGCCATCGTGGCGGCTCTAACCGGCCTCACCCAGATCACCCAGTACCGCAGCCACCCCATCGACGTCTACGTGGGCTTCCTCATAGGGGCCGGCATCGCTGCTTACCTG GCTTTCCACGCCGTTGGCAACTTCAGGTCCTCCGACGACATCATCTTCAAGCCAGCTCCGCCCCCCCAGAAGGAGGACGCCCTGCGAGCGCTGACCCAGCGGGGCCACGACTCGGTCTACAACAAAGGTGTCGCCTCAGCATCGGAGAGCGCCGACGAGATCGCCGCACCGCCCTCCCTGGACCGGCTGGAGGGCATGGTGCGGCCGCTGCAGCGCGAGAAGGCCTCCATCGGGAGCTTGAAAAGGGCCAGCGTGGACGTGGAGCTCCTGGCGCCCCGCAGCCCCATGGGCCAGCAGACAATGGTGACCTTCAGCAACACGCTGCCCAGATCTAGCATGAACGCTAATGGGGGCCTGGGCACTAACGGGGGCCCAGAGGAGCCCATGATGCCTACTCAACCCGTACAAAGGAGGCTCAAGGCTGTGCAAGTGCCCATGGACCCCATGCGCTCACAGCAGTTGGTGACGGAGTGGAAGCAGAAGTCCATGGAGATGCGGGGTCTGAGCCTTAGGGATGAAGCCGAGCGGGATGCCAGCGAGGAGGGCTCTGAAGGGGGGGAGGAAGGGTCCGAGGACGGGGGGCCACAGGCCTCGCTTTATCCATCTATGGTGCAGTCCAACAGGGGAGCTTCCGCCGGTCCAATCCCCATCAGTGTGGGGCCTCCAGGGAGTGCCAGGGTGGTGGCAACTCCTAGACCCCCCCACATCCCCGAGGCGGGTCCCCCGCCAGTGTCACCCAAAAGCGCACTAACCCGCGCCAAGTGGCTGTCCATCACAGAGAAGAGCGGTGGCGGCGGGTCGATTCGCGGGGCACCCAACCAGCCGCGCATCATGCAGGTGATTGCCATGTCCAAGCAGCAGggcctcctcccttcctcctcctcagggGGCACGCCCAAGTCCTCCgagaccacctccacctcctcctgcaCCTCCTCTACGGCCAGCGCCGATTCGCCCCACTACCGCCCGCCCTCAGAGGCCCAGCGTGATTCGGCCATCATCACCGTAGACGCCCACGCCCCCCACCACCCGGTGGTGCACGGTGGCCCGCCCCCCTGCTCGGGCAACGGGAACCCCTGGGAGTGGAGGGGCGCGTCCAACGGCAGCGACCCTCGAGACTCCTACGAGCTCAACGACCTGAACCGCGGCGACAGCGTTGGTGCTCGCGGCAGCACTGGCAGCTTCCGGCCGCACCAGACCATCTCGCCTTGCTCCTCCACCGGCGACGGAGACCCAGAGATGCTTCCCCCTCTGCCCCTCCCCCACACGGAGGTCCCCCACGACGGGAGAAGCCGGGAGTCCACTTTACGACGCAAGACTGCGCTAGTCCTCCTGGAGAGGGACATTCAATTTCAAAACAAGAGTGAGCAGGAGAACTACTATAAAAAAATTCAAGGTGGCCGGAGGTATAAGGATTAG